tggttttgAGCACACagggctcttgcagaggacctaagctggattcccagcacccacatcagtgggttctgacacctctggcctctgtgggaaccaggacacacatgcatatacccacatacagacacagatgttatattttttaaaataatttttataagttaaatatttttaaattgtcagaTGAAGTGAGAAAGAGCTGCTATGGGTAGGTAAGTCATCTCAGTCCTGGACTTGGATCAGTGGCATTCCTTACTCACATGCAGGACTTTATACACAGTTCTGGCAAGTTCCACCCGCTGGATTTCAACTCAACAGGGCAGGTGCAAATGACTTGAATCTGTTCTACCATCTGAtctgtctgctgtctgctctctctctctctctctctctctctcaaagttCAGTGTCATCAACCCAGCTCATCAACATGCCTTAGACATCGTCATCCAACCAGCAGGTGAAAAGACCGACCAGGGCAGAACCAAGGGCAAAACCCCAAGATTCAGCACCACTGGTTAAAGAACTACTTTGCATTAAACACTTCCTGTTCATCAGGAGCCACATCAGTCCTGTACATCCATTTCCTCATTTTAACCTTAAAACGGGTCCTGGAGGTAGGAACATTACTTCCAGTTGGCACATGGGCAAACAGCGGTTCAAAAActaaactacatttcccagctttCCTTGCAATTAGAAGTGGGCATTCAACTGTGGCCTATCCAGTGAAATGGGGATGGAAAGGACACACGCTGTTCCCAGATCTAGTCCATAAAGGCCTCCTATGCAAGCCCCCTCCACAGCCTTTCCCTTTCTGGTTGGTTATGAAGACCATGATCTTCTGGGTGATTTTGGAAGGCACGGGCTGAACATGGCAGAAACTCTATCAGCCTGGATCCCTGACTGACTGCCTATGAGAGAGAAATTTGCTAAcccatctatcttttttttttttttttaaagaaaaatgtattcactgagctttaggtgtgtaagtattttgcctgcatgtatgagtACTGTGTGcaggcctggtgcccacagaggccagaagtatACATCagaatctctgaaactggagttacagatggttgtaggccaccatgtgggtgctaggaactgaacctgggtcttttttcactacaagaacagtaagtgttcttaaccccggAGTCAGCTCTGTCCCCTTTAattaagtttttgagacaggatctcaatatatcccaggctggctgaaGATATGCAGCCGAGGATGACCTAGAACTGATGATGgttttgcctctacctcccaagtgctaggattataggcttacaccatcacacccagtttaATGTCTTTGACTTTAGAACCATTAAATGATTTGGGAGCTTTTTGTTGTAGCAGCTGCCTTAAATAAATAAGGGATCCTAACTGAGGTTTGGCCTTCAAAAAGGGGGGTGGCAGAGGCTCTGAAATGAACtagttcaaggtcacacaactATTCTGTGGCATAGCAGTATCTGCTCGTGTGGAACTTCAGCCACCGGCTCCCGTGTGTCTCCCTTCCAAACCGAATGATGTCACCTACCCgctgtcccacccagccctggctCTACCACATGGGAAAAACCAGGCCTTTCCCACAGCCAGCGATGGGTCAGCAGACACTCAGGAGTCAACAGGCTTCAGTCAGCGGAACAATATCCAGAGAGAGCCCAAGCCTTTGGCTAGACAGACAGGTGAGTGAGCCCAGcaggaacaaaaccaaaacccagccTCAGCTGCCAGCAGGATctcagaaaagaggaaagaacaaaggaaaatggacatgagagaaagagaaagaggagagggagagagggagagagcgaaAGAGAGCACAGGCGAGCACATAGGGGCGGCAGGGCTGTTGTGGGCGGctagggcaggaggcaggggtggTTCTGAAGGCCAGACCAGAACCATCACGAGGCCCAATCCCTGCCTCAGTCAAAAGCCGGGTGCCAGGCTGGAGATCGGCATCTCCTGAGTTCTCTACAGTGAGCAGTCTGAGTAATGGGTGTGATAAGACAAAGGGTGGGGACTCGCAATGCTCCTAGAGAACTAAGGCCCCTAGGAATTCAGGAACCAGACACTCACGAAGACCAGGGCATAAATCAGTCCTTTTATCTCTTTTGCCTCCATGCTTTGATGGTTCTCTTAATTTCCCTTTAATGTCTCGGTCTAACTCCTTTTGAAAATCCTGGCCCAGCTCCTCTGTGCAGAATGGAAAGAGACAAGGGACAGGGAAGCGGGGAGCCAGAGTCCCTGGGCGAGAGGATGGCAGCAGCTGCTTAGAGATCTGGCTGTGGCTGATCTAAGTCACCCCACCTGGAcatgatggagggctggggttGCTGCTGCTGGCTTATTTCAATTACTGCATCTCAGCGGCATGGTGTCACAGGACTACAGGACTCCTGGCCTTAAACATTGCCAAGACGCAATCCAGGTTTGCACGGGCCCCAGGCGAACTGTGACCTCCTCACGGAGCCCCTGGTGAGGTCTCCAAATATGACTTAGTAGGGTAGCACCGTCCCACGGCTCTCTTGGCTCCCTGGTCTCAAGCCCCTTAGTACAAACCAAGCCCTCAACTGCTTCAGAaagaactgcaaaaaaaaaaaaatctcagtactGATGAGGACGCTGAGGCATAGAGAGGGGGGCAGCAGCTGCCTTGATCACATAGCCCCTTGATTCTGGAGCTGTCTCTGGATCCCCTACTGCACTGTGTCACTAAAAGGGACCACCAGGAGGGGTGGGGCCTTTGCCTCAGCCCAAGTAACTCAGGAGAAAAAGCTGCGGTGGATGGCGGCGGCGCTGCTTCCTGAATGGACGCGGGAAAAACAGCAGCATCTCCCTTCCCAGGTGCCAGACAATGGAATTGCGGCCAGACAGCCATTTGCTAAATCTGGATCAGACTGTCTTCTGTTAACCCTTCTGTGTCTAAGCACTCGGAGTGGGTCgttctctgtccctcctccttcaGGACTACTGGAGCCCAGCTGCACTGGGCAGAGAAGGGGGGAGGGTTTTCCTTGACTCTTGGTCTCAAGGATCAGGGTGGCAAAGGGTCAGCAACCACCTGGGCAGGTGACGACACCTCTGACGCGCCACCTTCTTGCGCAACTCAGGGGTGGAGTTGCATAGGTCTTAGGTCATAAGGAAAGCAGACAGAGGTCAGAGGGGAAATAGACAGCTGGCTTCATGAGAGTAGGCTGCAGGCCACAGAAAGCAACACCATGGCAGAGGCGGGCaccaagccagaaaaaaaaaagaaatcaggaattATGCCAGATGGCCAAAGGTTTGTGGGTCACGGAGAAATCAGGCCACAGTGGAGGGTGAAATCAGACTTCAGAACAGACCAGCGTCATCTATGATTCCGAAGTAGAGGAGCTGCGCCTCCCATGCAAATCAGGCTgggtcacccccaccccacccccctcggCGCGCGCGCGGGGGCCCAGCCTCACTTGAGCTGCTGAGTAATGAGCTCCTCGTCATTGAGGTAGCGCAACCGCTCCTCCTCCACCAGGGTGCGCTGCCGCTGCAGCGGGTCCTCCTGCCGCCGCGCCGCCTCCGACACGCGCATGCTCAGCTCCGCCTCGGTGCGCTTCAGCAACGCGCGTACCGACTCCTGGTTCTGGAGCTGCGGGACGCAAGGAGGCCCTCGTGGGCAAGGATGCACGCGTGGGCCGAGTGGGAGGAGGACGCACGTTGCTTGGGAAGGGCTGGCAGGGGGCAGCCCCGTGCAAGCAAAACTCCACAGACAGACTGGGTAGCTGGGCGAGCGGCCGCGAAGATGTGGCAAGATAAAGACACAGGGGTCAAGGGCTGAGCTGGGGAGAAGCCAGCAGGAGATCCGGACCGAGGATGATAGGGCTCACGGAGAGGGCAAAGTTATTATGGGTTTGGCTCAAGTTATAGCAGCATGGCTGTGGCTGCGGCTGCGCGCAGCAGCGAAGGGTGGGACAGCCGGGAGCGGAGACCAAGATTATATTCTGGAGGGGTACAGGGGCAGGAGAACGGGATGAGAATTGGTGTGGCCAACGGGTGGCACTAGGTAGGACCCCGAGGACAGTGTGACTGTGTCGCTATGGCCCCAAGTAGCCCTGAGTGGAGACAGAGCCTGGGGTGAAGGACTCACACCCTGTGGTTGGTAGGGTCTGCCGCTGTGGCTGGGACTGCAAGATGAAGGTCCAGTTCTGAGCCCAAAGGACGTGGGTGGGCGAGATCTTACCCGGGGCCCAGATGGCagctctctgcctccccctctcAGCCTGTCTCTGCTCATTATCCTCACCTGACAAGCCCTGAGCCCCTCTTGAGGCGGCGGCACAGGGATGCCAGGCTCCTGACAGGTGGGACCATCTGCCAGGCAGGGCAGGACGGCCACCacaggctcaggcaggaggagcCGAGGGGACCTTGGGAATACTGATGCGGAGCCTGGAGGAGTTGGGACAGCCTCAAGGGATGGcgcatgggggaggggtgggcccagggagggggagaaggggactgAGGGTCAGTGAAGGGTCGAGGCTCGGTGAGTGGACCAAGATTTAATGAGGAAGTGGAAAccggaaagggaagagaagaaaggggccGGAAGAAAGACCACTTAACCATGCGGGACTCCACCGGAGCCGGGTGGTGGGGGAAGGTGGGGCGGAGCTGGGGGGAGAGGAGTTAGAGCCCCTAGGTGGGGGTGCGGTGGGGGTCGGTACCTGGAGCTTGCGCAGCTGCTGAAGCTGGCCGCGCAGGTCGCTGGCGCTGTTCTGTAGGCCACGCAAGTGCAGCTGCATCTGCAGGCGGCTGACCGCAGTGGGCTGCCCTGCAGGGGTGCTGCTGGCCGCGGGCGGGGGAGGGCCCGACACCGGAGTAGCCCCGCTGCTCCGACTTCCCGATCCACACGCTGCTGAGAGGGACCAGAAGGATGAGCCAATAAGGGAAGTGGAGCAAACGGTGAGGGGAAGGagccatcctctctctctcttcctggcccCACACCCAGGCAGAGAGGCACGTGGTTACGACTGTCCACCCGAAGTGGTGGCAAGTCCTAGCGCAATTAAAGTGCCTGGGCTAAGTAAGATGGCTGGCTACTCATTTATCTGTGGAAAGCCCCATGACGTAGCTAGTAGCCCAGTTTAAGGATTAGCAAACTAATCCTAAGACtttgaggggaagagaagggtcACTCACGTGCTGAAGGGGTGGCTGCTCCATTGGAGCCTTCGATCTTCTCACTGTGAcagcaagaaaagaaagtggtCACGGGAGCTTGGGCTGGCCTCGGACCATCAAAGCTGAGGGGCCTCAAATGTCACCCCAGCTCCCTGATCTTAGGAGAGGGCCACAGAAAAGGGAAATCACTCAGAGTCACACAGTAGACACAGGCAGAACTGAGTCCAGAGCTTCTAATGGGGCTCACTGCCCTCAGCCCTGCCGCAGGCCCAGGCCCTGACTGTGGTATTGGGGCAGGGGCTCTCACCTTGGGGTCTCAGGCTCTGAGCCTCGCAGTAGGGCACTTTGCACCAGCCCCGTGAGGCTCGCGATCTGCTTTTCCATGGCCTCCATGCGCTCCCTGGGGAGGAAGGTGGCTCTGAGCAAGGGCTCCGGAGAGTTTGTGGCCCCACCCGCCCACTCCAAAGATTAGCAGCAGCCAGAGGGCAGCTCGTCTTCCCTTGGCGGCCACACAGAACAGGAACCCAGAGCCAAGGACCCAACTCCTAGCTCTCCACGGCCTCTCTCACCAGAGGGCACACTGACGCAGAAGGATCGGTGAGTTTGAgtggcctgggctgcatagcaagacccccGTCTCAagaacacaaaacacaaacacaaaaagccCAACTCCTGCCCGTCCCGAGCCTGCTCCAGTGAATTTCAGCGGGGCCCTGTGCTGGACAGCGCTCGCTGCAGCCTGGGCACAAAAAAACGGCTGAGTCAGCACTCCATTTTCCCTCCCGGTAAACCGAGGCTTGGGGAATAAATACAAACTCGGGTCTCTACTGCCATCACTTGAGGCTTCACCCATCCATCCAGTGTCCATCCCGCCACACCGAAGACACTCTGGCCACCCGCTGTGACCTAAGTCCAGAGAGAAcctgtgcccccctcccccgcagtgCCTCCTTCTTTGAGGTCCCCTCACCTGGTCTCTGTGTCCTTGGCTGGCACCGGCGGCCCAAACCCCACTAGGGAGCGCTCCCCAGGTCCAGGGAAGAGCTCAGAAGGCGGCGCTCCGGCCGTCGAGGCGCTGCCGGTGCTGCGGGCCTTGCCTCCGGGACTCTCGGCAAAGACCGACGAGGAGCCCGAGTCTTTGCGGAAGGACTGGCGCACGGGCGAGCCGCGGCTGGGCGGCCCCGAGTAGGGGCTGTGCGGGGGCGGGGGTCCCCCCGAGGGCGCCGACACATCGGCCAGCTTCTGCGGGGACGAAGGCGGCAGGCGGAAGCCGTAACCATCGCCGTAGAGCGGGCCGCCGGCGCCGGCCTTGTAGAGCGAGTCCTCCAGGTCGGACTGCAGCGCGGCGGCCGAGTAGGTGCTGAGCGAGCGCACCGAGCCCCGCTTGTACAAGCCGCCCGCGCCCGGGTAGGCGAACGGGTCCCCCGCCGCGGCGGCCAGGCTCAGGCGGCCCTCGTGCAGAAGCCCGTAGGGATCGGCGTAGAGGCCCTCGCCCTTCACCAGCACCATGCCGCCCGCCTTGCCCGCCAGGTCCTCGTCGGGCTTCACGTCGCGCCGCTCCAGGATGgcgctggggctggggctcacgCCCTGGCTTGCCGGGGCGCCTCCCAGCCGCTCAGCCGCGTGGTGCACCGGACTGCCGGCGTAAGAGGGCGGGCGGCCCCCAGCGTAGGAGAGGCGTGAGCGCGAGGGCGAGCCCGACGGCAGTCCCGACGGCAACCCCGATGGGAGCCCAGGAGGTGGCGAGCTGGATGCGAGGTGCGATGCGGGCGACAGGTTGTTGAGGCGCCGCGTGGGCGACGACTCCCGCGACGCGTACACCATCTCTCTCTGCGCAGAAAACAGCCGGAAAAGCCCATGGAGCCGGTCACAAAGGGGACTTCTTTCGCCTTGTTTGAGGAGCCGGCACCTCACCTTCTCCCCCCAATCAGGCCTAGGAAGCCCCCTCTGTCctgtctccttctgtctcctcGGCCCCTTGCCCATCAGTACTCCCAGCTTGGGAGTAAACCAGCAGATGGAAAGACATCAGAAAAGCAGCCCTCGGCCCATCCTTGATGGGGaccaggaaggagaagagaaaaaggagtcTCTGGGGGAGAGGCCTTGCAGTCTCTAACAGCCCTTTGGAGAAGTCTTGAATGGACACTGAGGGAGGCCACAGGTGAGCAGTGGGGTGGAACTTCCCACAACCTCACAAGTATACCAGGACAAGCCCGTCTCAGCCCCTCAGTCCCCATCTCGGAAACTGTTCTAGCTCCATAGTCTGCCTAGATTTCACCTGCCCCATCTCACCAGTGCCCTGGGCGCTCCCAGACATACCCGGAGGTCCCCGTTGGTGAGGTGTGAGCCAGGGAAAGCTGCGTACAGTGGTTCCTTCCTATAGATCTTGATAATACTGCGGTCCTGGATATCCCTGTCAGGTAGAGAGGGGCAGAGGGTCACCATGCGCTCCCTCTCCCTGGCTGGCAGCAGCTACTTCAGGCAAACAAGAAGGCCCTGACACCCAACCCTTTCCTAAGCTCAGTGACTCCTGGTGCCTGGGGGGAGGGGTATCCCTGCCACCAGCAAGCAAGCACACGGGGgggggcagagaaagaggaagggaggggggggtCTCCACCTGTCCACTTCCATGGCTTCCTGCCAGTGGGAACCCGCAGGACTGGACGATTTAGCAGAAAGGGCGGGCGCTAGGGCTTCGGGAGAGGAGGCAAAGGGTGAAGAGAGAGTGCACAGTGATCTAGGGAAGGGCCACCAGAGGTCCAGCACTCTTCAGAGGAGATATGTGGGAAAATCTACCCAACCCCTGGGGCCTCGCCCACCGGACGTCCTCCAGCTCGTAGAAGATGTTCCGAGCTTCGTCTTTGATGAGGATGGCGGTGTTGGGCGACTTAAGCATGCCCATGGTGAGCTTCTGCGGGAACATGTGCGCGATGAGTGCGTGCAGCGTGTCCAGGCTGCTGACCTCATGCGTGATGTGTACGCGGCGCGTCTCCTCCCCAAACTGCAGGAACAGGACCCCTGCGAAGGAGACGCAGCCCTCACGGTCACTGCCTCCATCATCAGCCCGCCTGGCGCCAGGCGAGTGCGGTGAGCCCTCGGGAGCGGCATCAGTCCCACAGCGGCAAGGTCTGAGGCCGGAGGCTGCCCCCGAGTGCAAGTGCACCCACGCGCTCCTCATGCCGCCGGTTTGCGGCCCGCCTCTCCAAGCACCCACCGACCCCAGGCAGCTGGAGATGGGACGCGGAAATggggctgggggcaggagctggtgGGGCAGAAAGTGAAGGAAAGTCGGGGAGATTGGAGAGGCTGGCGACAACGCccggaggcggggggggggggttgggggggttggAAAAAGCctagtagaaagagaaaaaggctgAGTAGAGGGGAGACTGAGAGAGCCTAAGGGCCAGCAAGGGTATGCTAAGGTCTagtagaggagaaagaaagagcgcCGAGGACAGCGAGGACTTCGAGGAGGTGACTGCCGCTAGAGGAGGGAATGGCAGGAGATGGGGTAGCAAAGGGCGGGAGGAgccggagggagggaggagctgtgGCAGGGCCTGAAGACGAGCAGGCTGGGCAGTACCTGGTGAGCGCAGCTTGGTCTGGCTGGCAGAGCGGGAGAGAGGCAAGCTCTGTCGGAAGCGGTTCATCCTGCTGAAGCCCAGGGGCAGCTCGGCCTCGGACATGGTCTCCAGCGACTCAGCCGAGGCGTAGGACAGCTTGGCTGCCTGGTCGGccagccctggctgggctccCTGAGTATGGCGCGAGCTGCGTGTctgcaggggcagggcagggcgaGAGGCACCAGGcatcagcccccacccccacccccatgcctcgCTCTGCCACTGCCTCCATCTGGGCCACAGAGCTCCGGCCagccagcaacacacacacacacacacattcagaggaGGGTCTCCTGGGTTCCAGACTTGCTGGGCAGCTGCAGAAAAGATCCCCCAACTCTCGAAGGCCTTGGCTTCCCTGGGACACCCTGAGGTAGGCAGTGGGCGAAGGACTCAGGCACCCTGGGAAGCTGTACAAGAAACCATCTGAGTTGGACCCATGGGCACGCCTGCTATTTTAAGCTTCCAGCGAACAACAACAGCGTAAATTTGTCACCGAGGTGAGCAGCAGAATTGTTGAGCAAATTGGAGCATTAGTTCCAGACATTAATTAAGCGGCGGGTGTGTGAGCGGCGGATTTATTCTTCATggagttgtgggggggggggcttgggaATGAGAGACCCCGGGCTTTCAGCACGGGGAGGTGTCCATGCCCAGAGTTCTTGACTTAGAGGATTTTGTAACTGGGGAGAGTCTCCCAAACCCTTGAGTCAACTGAACCACAATTGAAAGTAAACGGTACACTCGGTTTCCATGCAAAGCCAGGTGGGATACACAAGTGTGCTGTGCAGACTCCACCCCTCCTTGGGATACAAATACTGTCCCACAGCCTGGTTGGCCTCCCCTAGCAATGAGTATGACAGCCCCTTCCCTAAAGCTATAGCTAAAAGTGATCTAGAGCTGAGATTGGGAAGGATGTCACAGATAGCTCGGAGAtccctaagttcaattcccagtacccctTCCCTGAAATGAAGGCCTGGAGCTGTAGCTCAGGGGGAAGGATGCCACAAGACCTCCTGaccacccctcccacccacccccacccacctccacccacccTCCTCTCCTGGGAGGTGGTGTCTCTCCTTATTTCCATTGTCTTTCTAGATCTTACTTTTGGCTGTCACCCAGGGCCACAATCTCTGCCATGTGCCCCAGTTCCCACAATAAACCCAGCTGCTATATAGATGCTCCATGGTTTagattgtcattattattattaatttgtttttgcttggttttgtttgtttttcaagacaggctttctctgtgtagccctggctgtcctggaactcactttgtagaccaggctggcctcaaactcataaagatccacctgcctctgcctcctgagtggtgggatcaAAGTCATgtactgccgccaccaccacaccGAGTTTaaattgttattactattattatttggttttttgagacaaggcttctccatgtagttttggttcctgtcctggatcttgctctgtgtagacctggctagcctcgaactcacagagatccacctgcctctgcctcccgagtgttgggcttaaaggtgtgcaccaccaccacctggcctgttattattttttgagacagagtttcactgtgtagccctggctacctgGAATTGGCtaagtagaccaggttggcattgaactcatagaaagatctgcctgcctctgcctcccaagtgctggaattaaaggcattcttAACCATGCTCAGCTCTCATTTACATTATTTAAAGGAGTAAGATAATGAATCAAATCTATATCTTTCTGTGGTATGTGCATTATACATACAAATGTAAGCTTACTAccatgagaaaaattaaacatgTTGTCCAACTGTACTTAATAGTCTTATTTTCACAGGCAAGTATGTTGGTAcatgcctaaaatcccagcagagaaaaagctgaggcaggaggatagccatgagtttgaggctacactgggctacactgtgagactgAGTCTGAAAACAAACTAACacaaataaacttatttttagcACCTAGGTCACACAAATCACTTGGAACCATCAACACTGCAGTCTTAGGGCTGAGaaatctcttcctttctttatttcttccctggTTTTTCAAGGGGTTATATAtattagctgttctggaactcactctgtagcccaggctggcctcaaactcacagagatcagcctgcctctgcctcccaagttttgggattaagggcgtgcgccaccactgcctagtttaagagagctttctttattcattttattcttttatgaaaTCGAATTTTGAATAATTGGGATATATTACTTATACAATTAAAAAGACAATAGCAAAGGCATCTCtcttatgttttctgtttttgaaacaggatctcactatggagCCATTACTGGCCCACCAAGTACCTgatatataggccaggctggtctcaaacttgtgcctatcctgtttctgcctcctgagcgtgGGTTTACAGGCAAGACCACTTCTCCGAACAAACACCTCTAAAAAGGAATAATTTATTCTCCTGTCCAGTCCTTCTTCCCCCAAATCCTGATTATCCCTTAACTAATCTCTGCCTTCCTATTAAAGCCAGTTTAATGTTTCATCCAATTAGCACTCTTGGAAAGGgacagcacagtgggagagcaTCCTCCGACAAGCCGTGTGCCCAGCGGTCCTCGGAGAGGCCTTGAGAACTTGGGGCCATGGAAAATCAGACTTGGGGGCTTCGAGCCTCAAGCTCAATACCCTGACCGGCAGGGAGGAAACGGGTCTTGGAAGGAGGGAGGTGGTGTTATGAACCGGGCCCGCTTGGGAGATCTTGTGTCCAGACTTCAGAGCCTAGGCTTCAGTTCTAGGCTGACCAACGGAGACAGAGGCCCCTCCCACCTTCATCCCCAGAGAAGCCACGGCAGTGGGCAACCTACGCAGGCGTGAGGGAGTCTGCATCAAGCTGGTGGGCATGGGGTTGCCAGGCAACTGAAAGGTCAGTGGTTGCCAGGCTGGGGTCGATGAAAGGCGACAGAATGAAGCAGCTGGCAGAGATGAAGAATAGGGGTGGCCACTGGGTAGAATGGGGGACACAAACGAATGTCAGGAATACGATGGGGTGAACTGCATGAAGAGGGCAGGACCCTGGGGACGGCTGGCCACAAATACAGGAACTCTAGGGAAAAGAGTCAGTCACATTCCTCCCTctgcctgttcctgcctccatcccAACCATGGGCACCTTTCCAGTCTTTCTACTTTTACAGAAAACCCTAAACCGGCAgtggcagcactcgggaggcacagccaggtggatctctgtgagttcgaggccagcctggcctacagagagagttccaggacagccagggctacacagagaaaccctgtgtggggtggggggtggggggaggactcCAAGGAGAAGGAAACTCTATTAACGCTTCTGTCTGCTCCCTGGCCTCCACcaaggcagagaaaatgaaacatCTAGAAACCACTAGCAGGCATGTCCAACTTTTGACATGGCGTCTACCAAATTCACAGTTGACAACTGAacaaaagttacaaaaaaaaaaaatcacaaaataaatcttataatGTTTCACATACGCTCATGATTTGGTGTTTGACCGCAAGGACAGCCACATTTGGCTGCTGGTCACAGGTTAGGTGTCCTGGCTAAGGAGGGTGGTAAGGGAAGGAAACGGGAATTCAACCTGAATTTGAAGAGAGGACGGGGCTGCCCAGGGAGGCGTGAGCTCAGCCATTAGACCTGCGCCACCAAGGAGCGAATGAGACCTGGCCTGAGACCAGGCAGAAGGAGCCAGGGCTAGAACAGTGAAACCAAGGTCTGGGCTCCCAACAGCGCTCTACAGACTTGGGCAGAAGCACCAGAGAGGAGGATCCACAAACTCTCTTTCCAGGATTCACAGTCGCTTAATCATAATCTCTCTGAGTGGAAGGAAGCCTGAGGGACTGGAGCACTCAGAGGCTGGCATCAGGTCGGCAGCCATGACTCTGATTCTGATGAAATCAGCTACCAGGTAAAGCTTGCTAACAGGACAAACTGCCTCAGACAGGCATTCTTCTCATCTCTTCAATCTTTCAACAACTCTGAATTAGCCCTGATGGCacgcacatgcctgtgatccagcaatgctggaggctgaggcaggaggaccacaagcaGGGCCTGTCTGAACTACAGACgtagcctggacaacttagtgacatcctgtctcaaaataaaaggtgctgggtatggtggcgcac
This Peromyscus maniculatus bairdii isolate BWxNUB_F1_BW_parent chromosome 8, HU_Pman_BW_mat_3.1, whole genome shotgun sequence DNA region includes the following protein-coding sequences:
- the Srcin1 gene encoding SRC kinase signaling inhibitor 1 isoform X12; amino-acid sequence: MQPWQCLRRFALAWWERTAEGRARSPREEVGPRDPGGRGEPDPERSSPPMLSADDAEYPREYRTLGGGGGGGSGGRRFSNVGLVHTSERRHTVIAAQSLEALSGLQKADADRKRDAFMDHLKSKYPQHALALRGQQDRMREQQPNYWSFKTRSSRHTQGAQPGLADQAAKLSYASAESLETMSEAELPLGFSRMNRFRQSLPLSRSASQTKLRSPGVLFLQFGEETRRVHITHEVSSLDTLHALIAHMFPQKLTMGMLKSPNTAILIKDEARNIFYELEDVRDIQDRSIIKIYRKEPLYAAFPGSHLTNGDLRREMVYASRESSPTRRLNNLSPASHLASSSPPPGLPSGLPSGLPSGSPSRSRLSYAGGRPPSYAGSPVHHAAERLGGAPASQGVSPSPSAILERRDVKPDEDLAGKAGGMVLVKGEGLYADPYGLLHEGRLSLAAAAGDPFAYPGAGGLYKRGSVRSLSTYSAAALQSDLEDSLYKAGAGGPLYGDGYGFRLPPSSPQKLADVSAPSGGPPPPHSPYSGPPSRGSPVRQSFRKDSGSSSVFAESPGGKARSTGSASTAGAPPSELFPGPGERSLVGFGPPVPAKDTETRERMEAMEKQIASLTGLVQSALLRGSEPETPSEKIEGSNGAATPSAPACGSGSRSSGATPVSGPPPPAASSTPAGQPTAVSRLQMQLHLRGLQNSASDLRGQLQQLRKLQLQNQESVRALLKRTEAELSMRVSEAARRQEDPLQRQRTLVEEERLRYLNDEELITQQLNDLEKSVEKIQRDVAHNHRLVPGPELEEKALVLKQLGETLTELKAHFPGLQSKMRVVLRVEVEAVKFLKEEPQRLDGLLKRCRGVTDTLAQIRRQVDEGVWPPPNNLLSQSPKKVAAETDFSKGLDFEMPPPSPPLNLHELSGPADGAPLTPKSSNPTKGLDAPGKRSVDKAVSVEAAERDWEEKRAALTQYSAKDINRLLEETQAELLKAIPDLDCASKAHPGPTPTPDHKPPKAPHGQKAAPRTEPSGRRGSDELTVPRYRTEKPSKSPPPPPPRRSFPSSHGLTTTRTGEVVVTSKKDSAFIKKAESEELEVQKPQVKLRRAVSEVTRPASTPPIMASAIKDEDDEERIIAELESGGGSVPPMKVVTPGASRLKATTQGPAGSPDKGKHSKQRSEYVRIQAQQQATKPSKEMSGSNETSSPVSEKPSGSRTSIPVLTSFGARNSSISF
- the Srcin1 gene encoding SRC kinase signaling inhibitor 1 isoform X11 translates to MPGVNKTDRGLSPPAPLEERILRGETGHKTRGKEGGKSLSTKGRVSGSKLEMEKSAELPDPERSSPPMLSADDAEYPREYRTLGGGGGGGSGGRRFSNVGLVHTSERRHTVIAAQSLEALSGLQKADADRKRDAFMDHLKSKYPQHALALRGQQDRMREQVGGWTVDPVCLLSSLCSHLHGDSTPSGAGQPAQQPNYWSFKTRSSRHTQGAQPGLADQAAKLSYASAESLETMSEAELPLGFSRMNRFRQSLPLSRSASQTKLRSPGVLFLQFGEETRRVHITHEVSSLDTLHALIAHMFPQKLTMGMLKSPNTAILIKDEARNIFYELEDVRDIQDRSIIKIYRKEPLYAAFPGSHLTNGDLRREMVYASRESSPTRRLNNLSPASHLASSSPPPGLPSGLPSGLPSGSPSRSRLSYAGGRPPSYAGSPVHHAAERLGGAPASQGVSPSPSAILERRDVKPDEDLAGKAGGMVLVKGEGLYADPYGLLHEGRLSLAAAAGDPFAYPGAGGLYKRGSVRSLSTYSAAALQSDLEDSLYKAGAGGPLYGDGYGFRLPPSSPQKLADVSAPSGGPPPPHSPYSGPPSRGSPVRQSFRKDSGSSSVFAESPGGKARSTGSASTAGAPPSELFPGPGERSLVGFGPPVPAKDTETRERMEAMEKQIASLTGLVQSALLRGSEPETPSEKIEGSNGAATPSAPACGSGSRSSGATPVSGPPPPAASSTPAGQPTAVSRLQMQLHLRGLQNSASDLRGQLQQLRKLQLQNQESVRALLKRTEAELSMRVSEAARRQEDPLQRQRTLVEEERLRYLNDEELITQQLNDLEKSVEKIQRDVAHNHRLVPGPELEEKALVLKQLGETLTELKAHFPGLQSKMRVVLRVEVEAVKFLKEEPQRLDGLLKRCRGVTDTLAQIRRQVDEGVWPPPNNLLSQSPKKVAAETDFSKGLDFEMPPPSPPLNLHELSGPADGAPLTPKSSNPTKGLDAPGKRSVDKAVSVEAAERDWEEKRAALTQYSAKDINRLLEETQAELLKAIPDLDCASKAHPGPTPTPDHKPPKAPHGQKAAPRTEPSGRRGSDELTVPRYRTEKPSKSPPPPPPRRSFPSSHGLTTTRTGEVVVTSKKDSAFIKKAESEELEVQKPQVKLRRAVSEVTRPASTPPIMASAIKDEDDEERIIAELEVFERSSVSSLPPTPRRQPIPTLLSPQDLGSPGGSALGSPWKHPALPLSGAQS